One Aegilops tauschii subsp. strangulata cultivar AL8/78 chromosome 7, Aet v6.0, whole genome shotgun sequence genomic window carries:
- the LOC109776094 gene encoding putative disease resistance RPP13-like protein 3, whose amino-acid sequence MAETVVSMARSMVRGAISVAASAAAAEVGLLVGVRKDIWFIKDEVETMEAFLEVAESIKKKDVLLKVWAKQVRDLSYNIEDCLNEFMVHVGSQSLSRRLMKLKDRHRIAIQIRDLKTRVEEVSIRNTRYNLIKAEASNTTSDMDSHMEDVRNHSASNIAEAELVGFSKPKKDLIKLMDVKTKDGTAKVVFVVGMGGLGKTTLARKAFECKEDIVNNFSCRAWITVSQTFFKIEMLKDMIMQLLGNEELKKCLKELEGKTVQVDDLASYLREKLQEKRYFIVLDDLWTIDAWRWINDIAFPTTNIKGSRIIVTSRDIGLAQQCTSKSLIYHLKQLQIDEATNLLLKKIGKTHKETESDERMRNMISKIVNKCGGLPLAILTIGGLLATKVVEMWESIYKQIPSELGTNPSLEAMRRMVTLSYNHLPSHLKSCFLYLSIFPEDFEIKRRRLIDRWIAEGFVTASGGVNVEDVGIGYFNELINRNMIQPSKVNIEGVVKSCRVHDIMRDVMVSISRDENFVQLVGDSEASIIEGNFRHVAYHGSKCQNIGMDWSHVRSLTMFCERPIEPSPSVCSANMRMLRALDLQNILFKIRQEDIDNIGLLCHLKYVTFPRDSYIYALPKSIRRLRGLQNLDIRKSYIAALPTGITELHSLRSLRCSRWDSYDFFDIDEPMVCLMHTLRLPMLCTPSVDADNRAEITADLHKAYYSRWSATKGVRIPRGIGNLKELQILEVVDINQTSKKAIKELGELIQLRKLSMVGKGRFAEQKRKILYLCAAIEKLSSLRSLSLDVDLDGSLEWLHKVSSPPPLLNKLKLVGDFKGKMPEWVGCLKHLVKINLEWSWLKEDQITEMLGELPKLMQLSLHKSASKRGKLVFRAKTFLNLRKLCICYLSDLREVRFENGASPQMEMLEFSVCDLKSGIIGINHLPVLKQISLGFHGRVAKLGMLQTEVDAHPNHPVLQLDEDRSAHDLGDVVQGPDVAEIEEEEPSLLPETCTMGESSQSEAVVMPTTNVISHDDLLYTYNSC is encoded by the exons ATGGCGGAGACGGTGGTGAGCATGGCGAGGTCCATGGTGAGGGGCGCCATCAGCGTGGCTGCTTCTGCCGCTGCCGCTGAGGTGGGCCTCCTCGTTGGCGTCCGAAAGGATATCTG GTTCATTAAAGACGAGGTCGAGACGATGGAGGCATTCCTGGAGGTCGCTGAATCAATAAAGAAGAAAGATGTGCTCCTCAAGGTGTGGGCAAAACAAGTAAGAGATCTGTCCTACAACATTGAAGATTGCCTCAATGAGTTCATGGTGCATGTTGGAAGCCAAAGCTTGTCACGTCGGCTCATGAAGCTCAAAGATCGTCATCGGATTGCCATACAGATCCGTGATCTCAAAACAAGAGTTGAAGAAGTAAGCATCAGGAACACACGCTACAACTTGATCAAGGCGGAGGCCTCCAACACCACTTCTGACATGGATTCTCACATGGAAGATGTTCGCAATCACTCGGCTAGCAACATTGCTGAAGCAGAACTTGTTGGCTTTTCCAAGCCGAAGAAGGATTTAATCAAGTTGATGGATGTTAAGACTAAAGATGGCACAGCCAAGGTGGTATTTGTTGTTGGCATGGGTGGTTTAGGAAAGACTACTCTTGCCAGAAAGGCATTTGAATGTAAGGAAGATATTGTGAATAATTTTTCTTGCCGGGCTTGGATCACAGTCTCGCAAACATTTTTCAAGATAGAGATGCTCAAGGATATGATCATGCAACTTCTTGGAAATGAAGAACTGAAGAAGTGTTTGAAGGAACTTGAGGGGAAGACGGTGCAAGTAGATGATCTCGCCAGCTACCTTCGGGAAAAGCTACAGGAGAAGAGGTACTTTATTGTTCTTGATGACTTGTGGACCATTGATGCATGGAGGTGGATCAATGATATTGCTTTTCCTACTACCAACATCAAAGGTAGCCGGATAATAGTAACATCACGAGATATTGGCCTAGCTCAGCAGTGTACTTCCAAATCGCTTATTTACCACCTTAAACAACTACAGATAGATGAAGCCACAAATTTGCTACTGAAAAAGATTGGGAAAACACACAAAGAAACAGAAAGTGATGAAAGGATGCGGAACATGATTTCCAAAATAGTAAATAAGTGCGGTGGTTTACCATTGGCTATACTCACCATAGGAGGTTTGCTTGCTACCAAAGTGGTAGAAATGTGGGAGAGTATTTATAAGCAGATTCCCTCGGAGCTTGGGACTAACCCAAGCCTTGAAGCAATGAGGAGGATGGTCACTCTTAGTTACAACCACTTGCCATCTCATCTTAAATCATGCTTCCTATATTTAAGCATCTTTCCGGAGGATTTTGAAATCAAGAGAAGACGCTTGATTGATAGATGGATAGCAGAGGGGTTTGTTACAGCTAGTGGTGGAGTGAATGTTGAGGATGTTGGAATAGGTTATTTCAATGAGCTAATCAACCGAAACATGATTCAACCATCAAAAGTGAACATAGAAGGAGTTGTTAAGAGCTGCCGGGTCCATGATATCATGCGTGATGTAATGGTCTCAATTTCTAGAGATGAAAACTTTGTGCAGCTGGTGGGAGATAGTGAAGCCAGTATAATAGAGGGGAACTTCCGTCATGTCGCATATCATGGTAGCAAGTGCCAGAATATCGGCATGGATTGGAGCCATGTTCGGTCATTAACAATGTTTTGTGAGAGACCCATCGAACCTTCACCTTCAGTTTGTTCAGCCAACATGAGGATGCTTAGAGCCTTGGATCTACAGAATATTCTGTTTAAAATTAGGCAAGAAGATATTGACAACATTGGGTTGCTGTGCCATTTGAAATACGTGACCTTTCCAAGAGATTCATATATATATGCACTTCCCAAGTCTATACGAAGATTACGAGGATTACAGAACTTAGACATTAGAAAGAGTTATATAGCAGCACTGCCAACTGGGATCACTGAACTCCATAGTCTGCGCAGCCttcgctgcagcagatgggattCGTACGACTTTTTTGATATTGATGAACCCATGGTATGTTTGATGCACACATTGCGCCTGCCAATGCTATGCACACCTTCAGTTGATGCTGATAATCGTGCTGAAATAACTGCTGATCTACATAAGGCATACTATAGCCGGTGGTCTGCGACAAAAGGTGTGAGGATACCAAGAGGGATAGGGAACTTAAAGGAGCTACAGATACTAGAGGTGGTGGACATCAATCAAACTAGCAAGAAGGCAATTAAAGAGTTGGGGGAGCTTATTCAGCTAAGAAAACTGAGCATGGTAGGTAAAGGAAGGTTTGCCGAGCAAAAACGCAAGATACTGTATCTCTGTGCTGCCATAGAGAAGCTCTCTTCCCTGCGCTCTCTTAGTCTGGATGTTGACCTTGATGGATCACTCGAGTGGTTGCATAAGGTttcctcccctcctcccctgctaaATAAGTTGAAGTTGGTTGGGGATTTTAAAGGAAAGATGCCCGAGTGGGTTGGATGTCTGAAGCATCTGGTGAAGATTAACTTGGAGTGGAGCTGGCTAAAGGAAGATCAAATCACAGAAATGCTAGGGGAGCTGCCCAAGCTCATGCAGCTCAGTCTGCACAAGTCTGCTTCTAAGAGGGGGAAGTTAGTGTTCAGAGCAAAAACATTTCTCAACCTGAGAAAACTTTGCATTTGCTATCTGAGTGACCTGAGGGAGGTGAGATTCGAGAATGGCGCCTCGCCACAGATGGAAATGCTAGAATTCAGTGTTTGCGATTTGAAATCAGGGATTATTGGTATCAATCACCTTCCAGTGCTCAAGCAGATTTCACTTGGTTTTCATGGCAGAGTGGCAAAGCTCGGTATGCTGCAAACTGAAGTGGACGCACACCCCAACCATCCCGTGCTGCAACTCGACGAAGACCGCAGCGCGCATGACTTGGGGGATGTCGTCCAAGGACCTGATGTTGCAGAAATAGAGGAAGAGGAACCATCCCTCCTCCCTGAGACTTGTACGATGGGGGAGAGCTCACAATCAGAAGCGGTGGTCATGCCGACAACGAACGTCATCAG CCATGATGATCTGCTCTACACTTACAATTCATGCTGA